CGCTTGAGCAATTGTTTGCCATCCAAGTTTTTTTCCTAATCGCACCCATGTATCGGGCGCAAATCCTTCAGGAAAAGTAATAACAGAACAAAAACCGAATATTACAAAAATGATGTACGATCGCACTCGTATGTTCATTATGATGTCCCCTTTTTATCAATCAAGCTTCAAAACAAAAATTAGATAATCATAGTATGATTTTCAGAGTCAAGAAAATGGTACTACTTGACTTGGCAAGACCAGCGTTCTATTATAATAGCACGCTAGCATGACAGATCGTTCTTATAAAGGAATATCTATGAATAATAACGAGTTATCTACCGATCTATTTGAAGCACTCGCTCTACTCAACAAAGCAGAAGAAATAGAACGTTTCATAAAAGATCTCTGCACGCCGCAAGAAATTAAAGCACTTGCCGATAGATGGCGCGTATGCAAATTACTTCATCAAGACAAACTTTCATATCGCGAAATCCATGCCCAAACGGGAGTGAGTCTTGCTACCATCACGCGCGTTGCTCGATTTCTAAACACTGAACCACATCACGGATATAAATCCGTTCTTAAAAAAATAGAATCCATAACCTCAAACGGTGCTCCAGAATGAAAAACAATACCT
This DNA window, taken from Candidatus Babeliales bacterium, encodes the following:
- a CDS encoding YerC/YecD family TrpR-related protein, yielding MNNNELSTDLFEALALLNKAEEIERFIKDLCTPQEIKALADRWRVCKLLHQDKLSYREIHAQTGVSLATITRVARFLNTEPHHGYKSVLKKIESITSNGAPE